The following nucleotide sequence is from Bos taurus isolate L1 Dominette 01449 registration number 42190680 breed Hereford chromosome 3, ARS-UCD2.0, whole genome shotgun sequence.
ACCTGCAGGACGGGGAGCCACACCCAGGGAGGATGGGGCGGCCTGGTGAGGTGCACTGAGTGGACGTGAGGCCAGGGGGGCAGCAGCCTTGTTGCCTGCCAGGGAGGCAGCAAATGCCAGTCAGCACCTGGGCCATACAGGACTGCGTTACTGGCAGGCGTGACCAGCTGGACTCCCCTGACTCCTCTCTGGGTGCTGAcaaccctggcttccctctgtCACCACACACTATACTCTCATCACGTGTCTCCCTTCTCAGCTGGGAGGCTGTCCccagactgaggcacagagtggaGGTGGCTTACCCATCATCACATAGTTAGGTGGGCCAGGCCCCCACCTCCAATTCCAGGCTCAGTCccttccctgagggctcagaaTATCCTTGACTCAGATACTCACCTAACACACAACCACAGTGCCTCCCTTCCCATCTCCCACTCCTAGCTAAAAGCAGGGGCCCAGAGCAGTGGGGGATGGCTCAGCGGGGGGAGACCCCTCGGGGCCCCCTCCCCGACCCCCACTCCCCTATACCCCCGCGCTCCGGCACCCACCGGCAGTGCTTATCCCACTCGGGCCTCCGGCGGAGGTCAGAGAGCAGCAGGAAGGCCTGGGCTGTGTCCACGTGCACCAGCATCTCCATGTGGAAGGAGAGGAACTTGTCCTCCTCTAGAGTGTACAGGCGGACCTGCACAGGACAGAGGGCAGCCTTGTTCCCTCGTCTCCTCCTCAGACTATGCTGGGGACCCGGGCTGGAAGTCAGGGCCGCACTGATTGCTGTGTGTCTGTGAACAAgtgactcaacctctctgagcctcggtggCAGCCCCGTGAAAAATGGGAGATCCAGCACAAGTGGATAGGAAGGTGTCTGAAGAAGCAGGGACTTCATGGATAAGCCCACTATTCAGATGGAATGGTACTTGACGTGAAACGGAACACACTCATCCCTTCACACAAGTGAATGCACTGTGCCTAAGGAAATACGTCAAAGGTTACATGCTGCACGACTCCCTTTACTGGACATTCTCAAACAGACCGAACAAAGGGCACAGAAAACTGGTCTGTGGTTTCCAGGGATTGGGAGAGAAGAGGCTTGATcacagaggagacagaaaaatcGGAGGTGTTATGGAAATGCTCCGTATCTTGATTACTGTCGTGATGATGTAACTTCATGTGTTTTCCACACTAGCAGGATTACACACTAAAAAGGGGAagtttactgtatgtaaattatgcctcaattttttaaaatatcgaacattttctttttaaaaataaaaagataaagaagcAGTAACTAATGCGAAACCAGAATGGATCCTCAGAGCCAGGCGTCCATCCAGCCACTGATGTCACTGTGGGGAGGTGACCCACCCCAGGACACAGGCAGAAGTGGCAGAGCTCAAGCCCCTCCTCAgccaccctcacccccagcccccagccgaGCCGCGCCAGGCCTAGAGGGGGCGGGCGTGCTGCTATAACTGGGGTGGTTTCACGGCTCTCGCAGGGCCTTTTAGGGAAGCCCCCTCTGACCTGAGTGGTTCGAGAGGGTTGGCTgctcaaaggagaaaggaaagctgGGAGGGTGGGTCCGCTACCTGGTTGCTCTCCGAGGACAGCACCCAGTTGTCCTTGGCCACGAGCATCTTCAGGGAGGAGACGTTGTTGTAGCTCAGCTACACCTGCCCAGACACAGAGCAGCCTCACCCTCCCCTTCCTCGGGGGCTCGTGCCAGGGCCACTCTGATGTGTGGAGAGGAAGCTGCACATGAAGGAAGGAGCCCCGGGCTTTGGGAAGGGAGGCCCGGCTGGGCCAGACTCCTCCTCCCCTTGGGACCTCAGCTCGCTCCTGCCAAGCAGGGGGACACGGGAAAGCCCCTGGCTCACCAGCCTGGCCTTGAGGCAGAGTATCCTGTCCCCTTTGGGCCTCCTCCAAGAAGGGAGGGTTGCGGGTCCCCGACAGGTCTGAAGGCTGTCCGCACAGAGCAGAAGGCCTTACCTGGTTGCTAGGATCCCAGGGGACAGAGAGGGGCATCTCTGCCTGCTTACAGGACACGATGTACTTCCTGGGAGAGAGGGAAGATGACAGATCTGGTCCCTCTGGGGCCCACCTCTTCTCAGCAGGCTTACTGGGTGCCAGGCCCTGTGGTCAGCCCAGCAGGGTGGGAGGCACCCCTACCTGGCCAGGGAGACTGGCTGGGCACACAGAAGACAGCAGCTGAGGACACGCACACTCAGAGGTGGGGACTCGCAGGGAAAGGTGTAGACCCGTAACCCTTGCCTGAGTGAACCCttgtgcctcagtgtcctcatctgtaaaatgggatcagTAGTCACAGCTGCCCCCTCATGGGGTCATCAGAAGAACAGTACTGGGCGTATGGTAAACCCTTCCTAAGCACCTTTTTCTTATTAATATCAAATGGTGAACCGTCGTGTGTTTCCAGCACTTTCAAGCTTGTAAAGTGCTTTGACAGTGGTCATTCACACCTGGATTTGCATCTCAAGCCATTGCTCATCTCTTCTCAGAGCCTttgcttcttcatctgcaaaagggGCATCAGAATCAATGGGAGAGACTCAAGATGTAAAAGAGGCCACACCTGCCCGGGTTCAAATTCTCATTCTGAGAATCATTCCTGTCTGTGTGCCCGTGGACACCAAATCCCTCTGTCCTCAGCATCCTCACCTGTTCAAGGGGCCAGTAAGACCACTGTGTCAAGAGGCCAAGACCAGAGACCGCCTGGATGTAAACACCCAGCCCAGGGGCAGCTCCAAAGACAGGTGAGTTCCCAGGGGCAGGGAGCAGACAGGGAGTTGAGAGAACTGAAGCCGTGTCCTTCCCACCACCTGGCCTCCACTTGCCTGTCCAGGCGGATCTTCTTCCTGGCACAGCCAGTTTGCCCAGCCCCCATTATTGCCCTCCTTCCCCAAAGGGCCCAAGGAGACCCTCCCTGCAGTCCTAAAGCAGACTTCAGGTCACACAGGGGCAGCCTGGACAGCGCAGTGCCTGGTCACTGAGGCCCAGCCCAGCTTCCCCTCACACCCGTGAGTGACTTTGGGAACACCACCCGCCCTCACTAAACCTGCTTCCTCCTCCAAAGGGGACTTGCTATGGGCAGGCACGCTTCTGAAGAGTTTCCCGTGCCAGACTTCCACCAAGCCTCGTGACAACCCTCTGTGGATGGCACTAGCACTACcccctttttactttattttggcaGTGCCATGCAGCTCGTGGGATTtcagttcccaaccagggactgaacctgggccgtggcaatactttggccacctgatcggTGGAGCCGACTCATCTgagatctgatgctgggaacaattgaaggcaagaggagaaggggacgatagaggatgagatggtgagttAGCacctccgactcaatggacgtgaattgagaaaactcagggatatagtgaaggatgaaggagcctgatacgatgcagtttatggggtcccaaagagtcagacgggcttccctcgtggctcagatggtaaaacgtctgcctgcaatgtggcagacctgggttcaatccctgggtttggaagatcccctggaggaggatatggcaacccattccagtactcttgcctggaaaatcccatggatggaggagtctggtagcttacagtccatggggtcgcaaagaatcagacaggactgagcgacttcactttcttttctttctttctaaagagtcagacatgacgtatcaactcagcaacaacaacattagATATCATTGTTTCATGCAatcagtttttgttttgatttaacTGTCTCACAAATGAATATTTTATCTGATCAAGTAACTGAGCAGGACactatggggccttcccaggacagaaccACCTCCTCCTTTGCCTCCACTTGGCTCTTGTTTATAGGAAAACTTTAGCCTCCTAGGCCTTCctcaagttccaaagaataaatttaatcagagaagtgagaaaaggcagaagcaaaggaaaacagtcaaacaagacaaaataagtttagccattaaacaaagtcatgGACCTTttgttcctcctcaagggctataaTAATATCCTGAGCCATGTCCTTTTAGCTGTTTTGCAGAGAATGAAAgctccacca
It contains:
- the LOC132344906 gene encoding acyl-coenzyme A thioesterase 11-like, with product MLVAKDNWVLSSESNQVRLYTLEEDKFLSFHMEMLVHVDTAQAFLLLSDLRRRPEWDKHCRWVPERGGIGEWGSGRGPRGVSPR